GGCCGGACAGGGCAGCGGCCTGGTCATCGCCACCGGCGATGCCACCGAAACCGGGCGTATCGCCGACCTGATCGCCGGCGCCCCGGAACTGGCGACGCCGCTGACCCGCAAGATGGCGACCTTCTCCAACTGGCTACTCTGGGCGATTGGCGGCCTCGCCCTGCTGACCGCCGGCGTCGGCCTGCTGCGCGGCGAGTCGGCCTTCGAGATGTTCATGGCGGCCGTTGCCCTTGCCGTCGGCGCCATTCCGGAAGGCCTGCCGGCCGCCGTCACCGTCACGCTGGCCATCGGCGTCGCCCGCATGGCCAAGCGCCGCGCCATCATCCGGCGTCTGGCCGCGGTCGAAACCCTGGGCAGCACGACGGTCATCTGTTCCGACAAGACCGGCACGCTGACCGAAAATGCGATGACCGTGCATGCGCTGCTCTGCGCCGGCCGGCACTACGCAGTCAGCGGCCACGGCTACAACCCGGCCGGCGACATCCGCCTCGATGAACAGCCCGCCAGCATCGCCGGCGCCCTGCGCGAAACCCTGGTTGGCGGCGCCCTGTGCAACGATGCCAGTCTGGCGCGCAGCGGCCAGCACTGGAAAATCACCGGCGACCCGACCGAAGCCGCGCTGCTCGTCGCGGCGCGCAAGGGCACGCTCGAAGAACACACGCTGCAGGCGCTGTTGCCGCGCCAGGACGTCCTGCCCTTCGATGCCACCCGCCAGTACATGGCGACGGCACATGCCGGCGATGCCGGCCAGATCATCTACATCAAGGGCGCGCTGGAAAAACTGCTGCCGCGCTGCGTCGACCGTCTGGACGAGCACGGCCAGACGGCGCCGCTGGTCGCCGCCGAAATTGAAGCTGCGGCCCGTAGCCTGGCCGAACAGGGGATGCGCGTGCTGCTCCTGGCCCGCCGCCTCGACCCAACGGGCACGGCGCTGAGCGATGAGCGCCTGCACGACCTGACCCTGCTCGGTCTGGTCGGCATGATTGACCCGCCGCGCAAGGCGGCGATTTCGGCCATCCGCAACTGTCACTCGGCCGGCATCCGGGTCAAGATGATCACCGGTGACCATGCCGTCACGGCGCTCGCCATCGCCGCGCAGATCGGCATCGACGCCAAGCAGGCGCTGACCGGGCGCGAACTGGCCGAACTCGACGAAGCGGCACTCGCCGTCGCCGCCCACGAAACCGACGTCTTCGCCCGCGTCGAACCGGAACAGAAGCTGCGCCTGGTCCGCGCCCTGCAGTCGCGCGGCGAAGTCGTGGCGATGACCGGCGACGGCGTCAACGACGCGCCGGCCCTGAAGCAGGCCAATATCGGCATCGCCATGGGCCTGGGCGGCACCGAAGTCGCCAAGGAAGCGGCGGCGATGGTGCTCACCGACGACAATTTCGCCAGCATCGAGGCGGCGGTCGAGGAAGGGCGCGGCGTCTGGGACAACCTCGTCAAGTTCATCACCTGGACCTTGCCGACCAATTTCGGCGAAGGCCTGGTCATCGTTGCTGCCATCCTCTTCGGCTCCACCCTGCCGATCACGCCGCTGCAGATCCTCTGGATCAACATGAGCACCGCCGTCCTGCTCGGCCTGCCGCTCGCCTTCGAGCCGATCGAGCGCGGCATCATGCGCCGCGCGCCGCGCCGCCTGGAAACGCCGGTCCTCGATGCCGCCCTGATCCGCCGCATCGTGCTCGTCTCCTGCCTGCTGCTCGCCGGTTCCTTCGGACTTTTCCTGCGCGAACTGGAGCAGGGTCACTCGCTGCCCGAAGCGCGCACCGTAGCGGTCAACCTCTTCGTAATGGTCGAAATGCTTTACCTCTTCAACTGCCGCTCGCTGACCCGCAGTTTCTGGAGCCTCGGCCTCTTTTCCAACCTCTGGGTGTGGGGCGGCATCGGCAGCATGGCGCTGCTGCAATTGCTGCTGACCTACTGGCCGCCGCTCAACCGCGTTTTCCAGACGGCGCCGATCGGCTGGCAGGCGTGGGGCGAAATATTTGCCGTCGCCATCGCCAGTTCCCTGCTCATCGGTCTGGAAAAATACTGGAGCCACGGCCGGCATTCGCCGTGAAACCGGGCGGCTATAATCCTTGGAACCTCTGTTGACCGCTTATCCATCTCAGGCGAGCCACATGGGCGCTGACTTTTATGCCTCCGAGGAGATTCACCCAGCGGCTGAGAGCGCTACGCGGCCGCTGGCACGTCTGGTCGGGCGCCCGGCTTTGTCGCTCCTTCTCGCAGGCATGAGCCTGCCGCGGCGTCGCTTCGCGCCGGACATCCCGCCCAAACGCACCAACAGCCTCGTCCAGCGGAGGTTTCAAGGATAATATTTGGCCCCAAGGAGAAAACATGAGCTATTTCGAACACCACGTCTTCATCTGCACCAACCAGCGCGACGCCGGCGAACAGTGCTGCAACAGCATTGGCGGCTCGGAAATGTTCACCTACGCCAAGGACCGCATCGGCCAGCTGAAAAAGAACGGCCCGGGCAATATCCGCATCAACAAGGCCGGCTGCCTCGGGCGCTGCGACCAGGGTCCGGTCATGGTCGTCTATCCGCAGGAAACCTGGTATTCCTTCATCGACCAAAGCGATGTCGATGAAATCATCGACGAACACCTGCTGCATGGCCGCATCGTCGAACGCCTGAAGATCTGAGCATGAAAGCCCCGGAAGAAAAAATCCTCGTCGCCGGCCCGGTCGGCAATATCGACACCATCATGGAACGGCCGGATGCCCCGAAGGGCATCGCGCTGATCGCCCATCCACACCCGATGGGCGGCGGCGCCAATACCAACAAGGTCGCCTACACGCTGGCCCGCACCTTCGTCAGCCTTGGCTATGCCGCCTTCCGCCCGAATTTCCGCGGCGTTGGTGGCACGGAAGGCGAGCACGATGAAGGCATCGGCGAAACCGACGACCTGCTCGCCGTGCTCGAAGAAGCCAAGCGCCGCTGCGGCGACCTGCCGGTTGCCCTGGCCGGCTTTTCCTTCGG
The DNA window shown above is from Quatrionicoccus australiensis and carries:
- a CDS encoding cation-translocating P-type ATPase — translated: MALPDPAVSAPDDTSTVSWHAETAAAVAHHLEVDTAAGLSDEEAARRLLEHGPNQLTAVPGRPAWKRFADQLIQPLVLVLIGAGVVTAGLGEMVDSSVIFAVVLLNAGIGYWQEAKAEGALAALARSVATPVTVRRGGHRQQMDASQLVPGDVVLLAAGDRVPADLRLFLEHELHTDESMLTGESLPVGKHTAVLPADTLLAERLNMAYAGATVVAGQGSGLVIATGDATETGRIADLIAGAPELATPLTRKMATFSNWLLWAIGGLALLTAGVGLLRGESAFEMFMAAVALAVGAIPEGLPAAVTVTLAIGVARMAKRRAIIRRLAAVETLGSTTVICSDKTGTLTENAMTVHALLCAGRHYAVSGHGYNPAGDIRLDEQPASIAGALRETLVGGALCNDASLARSGQHWKITGDPTEAALLVAARKGTLEEHTLQALLPRQDVLPFDATRQYMATAHAGDAGQIIYIKGALEKLLPRCVDRLDEHGQTAPLVAAEIEAAARSLAEQGMRVLLLARRLDPTGTALSDERLHDLTLLGLVGMIDPPRKAAISAIRNCHSAGIRVKMITGDHAVTALAIAAQIGIDAKQALTGRELAELDEAALAVAAHETDVFARVEPEQKLRLVRALQSRGEVVAMTGDGVNDAPALKQANIGIAMGLGGTEVAKEAAAMVLTDDNFASIEAAVEEGRGVWDNLVKFITWTLPTNFGEGLVIVAAILFGSTLPITPLQILWINMSTAVLLGLPLAFEPIERGIMRRAPRRLETPVLDAALIRRIVLVSCLLLAGSFGLFLRELEQGHSLPEARTVAVNLFVMVEMLYLFNCRSLTRSFWSLGLFSNLWVWGGIGSMALLQLLLTYWPPLNRVFQTAPIGWQAWGEIFAVAIASSLLIGLEKYWSHGRHSP
- a CDS encoding alpha/beta hydrolase, whose product is MKAPEEKILVAGPVGNIDTIMERPDAPKGIALIAHPHPMGGGANTNKVAYTLARTFVSLGYAAFRPNFRGVGGTEGEHDEGIGETDDLLAVLEEAKRRCGDLPVALAGFSFGAYCQTRVAKRLAEAGHPAQRLVLVGTAAGHVENSRQYDTEAVPHDTIVIHGADDTLVPPANVFAWALPLDLPVVMVPGADHFFHRRLHLIRDIITRAWRH
- a CDS encoding (2Fe-2S) ferredoxin domain-containing protein, with amino-acid sequence MSYFEHHVFICTNQRDAGEQCCNSIGGSEMFTYAKDRIGQLKKNGPGNIRINKAGCLGRCDQGPVMVVYPQETWYSFIDQSDVDEIIDEHLLHGRIVERLKI